The following are encoded together in the Dehalococcoidia bacterium genome:
- a CDS encoding DUF2298 domain-containing protein, whose translation MTRRESALLLTGILLVAFSFRVVGLGWGENQPIHPDEEFLRQVTAAVRWPESWQLYLDTVRSPLNPYNRGYGFFVYGTLPLFLTRAVGEALDRGCQDGEAASLVVRWLAPLLLGNGVACWPGAFSGSGARHLGRLLAALLDTGSVLFVYLAARALARGRLAVNGRTPPAGNAEAPPNSADSARNLWLPPLAALLYALTVLPIQQSHFYTVDAFANFFVAATLYLALALAQAGPTPVGAEESAQAEERAASDAGQLQAVVPQAQEKPTFVGALLALMSGLATGLGVACKISVWPLGLLVALAVFLYVLRHVRGSARRAARALLLLGLLALVGAFVAFRLAQPYAFMGPGFFGLRLNPQWLRNMAEVRGLMSGAVDTYPGHQWTNRLPLVFPWVNMVFWGMGLPLGLAAWAGWGAAGIGLLRRWRREGFLAFLTDPILLPWLWGTGYFLYQGTQWVKSVRYLLPVYPAFVLLAAWAICQLSCDRSANACRGGHVARKIVFPLLLAALLLATLFWALAFTSVYRRPHTRIAASRWIFANVPAGSVLATEHWDWPPPLRVDGKDPFGGMYRNLSTSSDGTLQLYHEDTLQKREALLNWLDEADYIIIGSNRIYASVVRLPTRYPLTIAYYRALFSGELGFELVADFTSYPALGPVQFPDTEEPFPIPEAAYQYRAAPVSIYLPPAEEAFSVYDHPRVLIFRKTPAYSRARAEALLPPSLVENVVWVTPREETRRTWERFFRRIFPFGGGSQEERRPVLDSKTWAQQQAGGTWSAMFNRESPLNRSSFLAALVWYLTASALGWLAYPLLWRALPRLSDRGYSLARAVGLLVVSYLTWLAASLRILPNTRGTIALTVLLLAAAGGLVAGRHWREFRDFLSRSRTLLLTQEGLFLALFTFWALVRSRNPDLWHPVVGGEKPMDFAYLNAVIRSTWFPPYNPWFAGGYINYYYFGFVLVGALAKLTGIMPSVAYNLALALFYGLVGSAAFGVAYNLMAGGWPHPSPGGTSARSDGRARGLPYLAGFLAVFFLLVAGNLEEARLLFNGFRLVAGEIPFRSTIPGLEGLVQALVGLGKVLAGTPLPFRPETPYWNPTRIFPPDSGGVGPITEFPAFTFLYADLHAHLLALPYTLCALLVMVEWALGLRSGRPTGLSVLLAGLLVGMLRATNTWDYPTYLLLAVVALAWRAAFSGEDRIPPALRGLLYPALLAGLTVLLFLPYIRAYIAPYDRVRPWTDIRTPLDIYLRHLGLFLLPLGTWLILETWRTLVLRGPVRFAILVGTVSLCGAVGALAGVPVAAVALPVGILAFGLALVDGLESEAEGLRRGSAPRALLWLWVAAAMALTLGVEVLVLEGDIGRMNTVFKFHFQAWTLLAVSAAVAVTYLVEGLRPWPADAQRVWWAGMGLLLASAALFPVMSIPAKVNDRFTHATGPTLDGMAYIRYSRTGDVRGEVDLGPDYGGILWLLENVQGSPVILEGLGAREYLWESRISIYTGLPAVVGWRWHQIQQGMGEEVTQRRADVNECYNTPSPDRALEILRRYGVRYVYVGPYERLYYDAVGLGKFDLLAVQGALRVVYDREGVRIYEVVR comes from the coding sequence CTGGCCCGGCGCATTCAGCGGGAGCGGCGCGCGCCACCTGGGACGGCTCTTGGCCGCGCTCCTGGATACCGGGAGCGTCCTCTTTGTCTACCTGGCCGCGCGGGCCCTGGCGCGCGGCCGTCTGGCCGTCAACGGCCGGACTCCACCCGCAGGGAACGCTGAAGCGCCCCCAAATTCGGCGGACTCCGCCAGGAACCTCTGGCTTCCGCCCCTGGCGGCCCTCCTCTATGCCCTGACCGTCCTCCCCATCCAGCAATCCCACTTCTACACGGTGGATGCGTTCGCCAACTTCTTTGTCGCCGCGACGCTCTACCTGGCCCTGGCGTTGGCCCAAGCCGGGCCAACGCCTGTCGGCGCCGAAGAGTCGGCGCAGGCCGAGGAAAGGGCGGCTTCGGATGCGGGACAACTGCAAGCCGTTGTCCCACAGGCTCAGGAAAAGCCGACGTTCGTCGGCGCCCTCCTGGCCCTCATGAGCGGCCTGGCGACCGGGCTGGGCGTCGCCTGCAAGATCAGCGTCTGGCCGTTGGGGCTGCTGGTGGCGCTGGCGGTCTTCCTCTATGTCCTGCGGCACGTCCGCGGCAGCGCCCGGCGGGCCGCGCGCGCCCTCCTCCTTCTGGGCCTCCTGGCGCTGGTCGGAGCATTCGTGGCCTTCCGCCTGGCCCAGCCCTACGCCTTTATGGGACCCGGCTTCTTCGGCCTCCGGCTCAACCCCCAGTGGCTCCGCAACATGGCCGAAGTCCGCGGACTGATGTCCGGCGCGGTGGACACCTACCCCGGCCACCAGTGGACGAACCGGCTGCCGCTGGTCTTCCCCTGGGTCAATATGGTCTTCTGGGGGATGGGGCTCCCCCTGGGATTGGCGGCCTGGGCCGGATGGGGGGCCGCAGGGATCGGCCTGCTCCGCCGCTGGCGCCGGGAGGGGTTCCTGGCCTTCCTCACCGATCCCATCCTCCTCCCCTGGCTCTGGGGGACAGGCTATTTCCTCTACCAGGGCACTCAGTGGGTCAAGTCCGTCCGTTACCTTCTTCCCGTCTACCCGGCCTTCGTCCTCCTGGCCGCCTGGGCCATTTGTCAACTTTCCTGCGACCGAAGTGCGAACGCTTGCCGCGGTGGCCACGTCGCCAGAAAGATCGTTTTTCCCCTGCTCCTTGCGGCGCTGCTCCTGGCGACCCTGTTCTGGGCTCTGGCCTTCACTTCTGTCTACCGGCGGCCCCACACCCGCATCGCGGCCTCCCGCTGGATTTTCGCCAACGTTCCCGCCGGCTCCGTCCTGGCGACAGAGCACTGGGACTGGCCGCCCCCGCTCCGGGTGGACGGCAAAGACCCCTTCGGCGGGATGTACCGCAACCTCTCCACCAGTTCCGACGGTACGCTCCAACTCTACCACGAGGACACCCTCCAGAAGCGGGAGGCCCTGCTGAATTGGCTGGACGAGGCCGACTACATCATCATCGGCTCCAATCGCATCTACGCCTCCGTCGTCCGGCTGCCGACCCGCTACCCGCTGACCATCGCCTACTACCGCGCGCTCTTCAGCGGCGAACTGGGGTTTGAACTGGTGGCGGACTTCACCTCCTACCCGGCCCTGGGTCCCGTCCAGTTCCCGGATACGGAGGAGCCCTTCCCGATCCCAGAAGCCGCGTACCAGTACCGGGCCGCGCCCGTCTCCATCTACCTGCCCCCGGCGGAGGAGGCTTTCAGCGTCTACGACCATCCCCGTGTCCTGATTTTCCGCAAGACCCCTGCCTATTCCCGTGCGCGGGCCGAGGCCCTGCTTCCTCCCTCCCTGGTGGAGAATGTCGTCTGGGTGACGCCGAGGGAGGAGACCCGGCGGACGTGGGAGCGGTTCTTCCGGCGGATTTTCCCCTTCGGGGGCGGAAGCCAGGAGGAACGGCGCCCGGTTCTGGATTCCAAAACCTGGGCCCAACAACAGGCAGGCGGAACCTGGTCGGCGATGTTTAACCGGGAGAGTCCCCTCAACCGATCCTCCTTCTTGGCGGCGCTGGTCTGGTACCTGACGGCATCGGCACTGGGGTGGTTGGCCTACCCCCTCCTCTGGCGGGCGCTCCCGCGCCTTTCCGACCGGGGCTACAGCCTCGCCCGCGCCGTGGGCCTGCTGGTCGTCTCCTACCTGACCTGGCTGGCGGCGAGCCTGCGAATTCTGCCCAACACGCGGGGGACAATCGCCCTGACGGTGCTCCTCCTGGCGGCCGCAGGGGGCCTTGTCGCCGGACGGCACTGGAGAGAGTTCCGGGACTTCCTTTCCCGTTCCCGGACGCTCCTTCTGACCCAGGAGGGGCTTTTCCTGGCCCTCTTCACCTTCTGGGCCCTCGTCCGTTCCCGTAACCCCGACCTCTGGCATCCGGTGGTAGGGGGCGAGAAACCGATGGACTTCGCCTACCTAAACGCGGTGATTCGCTCCACCTGGTTTCCGCCCTACAACCCGTGGTTCGCCGGAGGCTACATCAACTACTATTACTTCGGCTTTGTCCTGGTGGGGGCTCTGGCCAAACTGACGGGGATCATGCCCTCCGTTGCCTACAACCTGGCGCTGGCCCTCTTTTACGGGCTGGTGGGAAGCGCGGCTTTCGGTGTGGCCTACAACCTGATGGCGGGGGGCTGGCCTCATCCCTCCCCCGGCGGTACGTCTGCCCGGAGCGACGGGCGGGCGCGGGGTCTCCCCTACCTGGCCGGTTTCCTGGCCGTCTTCTTCCTGCTGGTGGCGGGGAACCTGGAGGAAGCGCGGCTTCTCTTCAACGGCTTCCGCCTGGTGGCCGGGGAAATCCCCTTCCGGAGCACCATCCCCGGCCTGGAGGGACTGGTTCAGGCGCTCGTCGGGTTGGGAAAGGTCCTGGCCGGGACACCCCTTCCCTTCCGTCCGGAGACTCCCTACTGGAACCCCACCCGCATCTTTCCGCCTGATTCGGGCGGCGTGGGGCCCATCACCGAATTCCCGGCCTTCACCTTCCTCTACGCCGACCTGCATGCGCACCTGCTGGCCCTACCGTACACCCTCTGCGCGCTCCTGGTGATGGTGGAGTGGGCCCTGGGCCTCCGTTCCGGCCGCCCGACGGGGCTCTCCGTCCTTCTGGCGGGCCTTCTTGTGGGAATGCTCCGGGCGACGAACACCTGGGACTACCCGACCTACCTGCTGCTGGCTGTGGTCGCGCTGGCCTGGCGCGCGGCGTTTTCGGGAGAGGACAGGATACCCCCCGCCCTTCGGGGGCTCCTCTATCCTGCCCTTCTGGCTGGCCTGACGGTGCTCCTCTTCCTCCCCTACATCCGGGCCTACATCGCCCCCTACGACCGGGTGCGCCCGTGGACGGACATCCGGACGCCCCTGGACATCTACCTCCGGCATCTGGGGCTCTTTCTCCTCCCGCTGGGAACGTGGCTGATTCTGGAGACGTGGCGGACGCTGGTTCTGCGGGGACCGGTCCGGTTTGCCATTCTGGTGGGGACGGTCTCCCTCTGTGGCGCGGTTGGGGCGCTGGCGGGAGTGCCCGTCGCTGCCGTGGCTCTTCCCGTGGGGATTCTCGCCTTCGGCCTGGCGCTGGTGGACGGATTGGAGTCGGAGGCTGAAGGTCTGCGCCGGGGCTCCGCGCCCCGCGCGCTGCTGTGGCTCTGGGTCGCTGCTGCGATGGCCCTGACCCTGGGGGTGGAAGTGTTGGTTCTGGAGGGGGACATCGGACGGATGAACACCGTCTTCAAGTTCCACTTCCAGGCCTGGACGCTCCTGGCGGTGAGTGCGGCCGTGGCGGTTACCTATCTGGTGGAAGGCCTTCGGCCCTGGCCCGCGGACGCGCAGCGGGTCTGGTGGGCCGGGATGGGCCTGCTCCTGGCCTCGGCGGCCCTCTTCCCCGTGATGAGCATCCCTGCCAAGGTGAACGATCGGTTCACCCACGCCACCGGCCCCACCCTGGACGGTATGGCCTACATCCGCTACAGCCGGACCGGAGACGTGCGGGGGGAGGTGGACCTGGGGCCGGACTACGGGGGAATTCTCTGGCTTCTGGAGAACGTTCAGGGGTCGCCGGTCATCCTGGAGGGGCTGGGGGCGCGGGAATACCTGTGGGAGAGCCGGATTTCCATCTACACGGGGCTTCCAGCGGTGGTGGGCTGGCGCTGGCACCAGATTCAGCAGGGGATGGGAGAGGAAGTCACCCAGCGGCGGGCCGACGTCAACGAGTGTTACAACACCCCCAGCCCGGATCGGGCGCTGGAGATTCTGCGGCGCTACGGCGTCCGCTACGTCTACGTGGGCCCCTACGAGCGCCTCTACTACGACGCGGTCGGTCTGGGCAAGTTTGACCTTCTCGCCGTGCAGGGAGCGTTGCGGGTGGTCTACGACCGGGAAGGAGTGCGCATCTACGAAGTGGTGCGGTAG
- a CDS encoding valine--tRNA ligase has translation MTTVQELPKAYDPSQHEAAIYRLWEEGGHFQPRGDPQKPPFCIIMPPPNVTGALHMGHALTDTLEDVLVRWHRMKGEPTLWLPGVDHAGIATQNVVERDLRREGLTRQDLGREKFVQRCWEWAQKHRAIITQQHKRLGVSCDWTRDRFTLDPDLSRAVRAAFVRLYKKGLIYRGKYMVNWCPRCTSAISDLENIYREVQGHLWTVRYPILDGDWDGPRAEWGSGRWAEGATHFITVATTRPETILGDTAVAVHPDDERYRDLVGKTAVLPALGRRIPIIADPAVDPTFGTGAVKVTPAHDPTDYEIGLRHGLEQINVLTETARINENGGPYEGLDRFEARTRLVADLEKEGLLVKAEPYIHSVGHCQRCDTITEPYLSVQWFVRTKPLAEAAIRAVREGQMRIVPQRFEKIYFQWLENIRDWCISRQLWWGHRIPVWYCDDCGGQTCELEDPTTCAHCGSPNIHQDEDVLDTWFSSGLWPFSTLGWPDETPDFRRYYPTDMRETGYDILFFWVAREVMLGMEMTGKAPYSTVYLHGLVRDQHGQKISKSRPDAKKYDPLNIIQEYGADALRYTLLTSSTPGNDMNLDPRRVEGARNFANKIWQATRYVLSVCERWPGDVPDLSGLTLGRPERWILSRLARLIATVNHLMEDYQYGEAGRQINDFLWSEFCDWYLEISKISVYAPDATSESTAPVRAVLLTVLDKTLRLLHPFMPFVTEALWQALPIPKETESLMLARWPETAPWPTDAAVEEEMGLLMDLIRGIRNVRAEYDVEVGKRIPALFAAGDWANLLRQEQAILCTLAKLDPEALVIAEAMDAPAQAATVVVGDVAAYLPLAGLVDLAAERARLEKELAEVSARIARSEALLAGEFAQKAPAAVVAREREKLAELQAARQQLQERLAQLG, from the coding sequence ATGACCACCGTCCAGGAGCTGCCCAAGGCCTACGATCCCTCCCAGCACGAGGCAGCCATCTATCGCCTCTGGGAGGAGGGCGGCCACTTTCAGCCGCGGGGAGACCCCCAGAAGCCCCCCTTCTGCATCATCATGCCGCCTCCCAACGTGACGGGCGCCCTGCACATGGGCCATGCCCTCACCGACACCCTGGAGGACGTGCTGGTGCGCTGGCACCGCATGAAGGGGGAGCCCACCCTGTGGCTGCCGGGGGTGGACCATGCCGGCATCGCCACCCAGAACGTCGTGGAACGGGACCTGCGCCGGGAGGGGCTGACCCGCCAGGACCTGGGCCGGGAGAAGTTTGTCCAGCGCTGCTGGGAGTGGGCCCAGAAACACCGGGCCATCATCACCCAGCAACATAAGCGCTTGGGCGTCTCCTGCGACTGGACCCGGGACCGTTTCACCCTGGACCCTGACCTTTCCCGCGCCGTTCGCGCCGCCTTTGTCCGTCTCTACAAGAAGGGGCTCATCTACCGGGGCAAGTATATGGTGAACTGGTGTCCCCGCTGCACCAGCGCTATCTCCGACCTGGAGAACATCTACCGCGAAGTGCAGGGCCATCTCTGGACCGTCCGCTATCCCATCTTGGACGGGGACTGGGACGGGCCGCGGGCCGAATGGGGGAGCGGCCGCTGGGCCGAGGGAGCCACCCACTTCATCACCGTCGCCACCACCCGCCCGGAGACCATCCTGGGCGATACCGCCGTCGCCGTTCACCCGGACGACGAGCGGTACCGGGACCTGGTAGGGAAGACCGCGGTCCTTCCGGCCCTGGGCCGTCGCATCCCGATCATCGCCGATCCGGCGGTGGACCCAACCTTCGGGACGGGCGCGGTCAAGGTCACCCCGGCCCACGATCCCACCGACTATGAGATCGGCCTGCGCCACGGCCTGGAGCAAATCAACGTCCTCACCGAGACGGCACGCATCAACGAGAATGGTGGCCCCTACGAGGGGCTGGACCGCTTTGAGGCCCGGACGCGCCTTGTCGCCGATCTGGAGAAAGAGGGGCTTCTGGTCAAGGCGGAGCCCTACATCCACTCCGTCGGCCACTGCCAGCGCTGCGACACCATCACGGAGCCCTACCTCTCCGTCCAGTGGTTCGTGCGCACCAAGCCCCTGGCCGAGGCGGCCATCCGCGCCGTCCGGGAGGGCCAGATGCGCATCGTCCCCCAGCGATTTGAGAAAATCTACTTCCAGTGGCTGGAGAACATTCGGGATTGGTGCATCAGTCGCCAACTCTGGTGGGGCCATCGTATTCCTGTCTGGTACTGCGACGACTGCGGTGGCCAGACCTGCGAACTGGAGGACCCGACGACCTGCGCCCACTGTGGGAGCCCCAACATCCATCAGGACGAGGACGTGCTGGACACCTGGTTCTCCTCCGGTCTCTGGCCTTTTTCCACCCTGGGCTGGCCCGACGAGACGCCCGACTTCCGCCGCTACTACCCCACCGACATGCGGGAGACGGGCTACGACATCCTCTTCTTCTGGGTGGCCCGGGAGGTGATGCTGGGAATGGAGATGACGGGGAAGGCCCCCTATTCCACCGTCTACCTGCATGGCCTGGTCCGGGACCAGCACGGGCAGAAGATTTCCAAGTCCCGGCCCGATGCCAAAAAATACGACCCCCTCAACATCATCCAGGAATACGGTGCGGACGCGCTCCGGTACACGCTGCTGACCTCCTCCACGCCGGGCAACGATATGAACCTGGACCCGCGGCGGGTGGAGGGGGCGCGCAACTTTGCCAACAAAATCTGGCAGGCAACGCGCTACGTCCTCTCCGTCTGTGAGCGGTGGCCGGGGGATGTTCCGGACCTTTCGGGGCTGACGCTGGGACGGCCGGAGCGGTGGATTTTGAGCCGTCTGGCCCGACTGATCGCGACGGTGAATCACCTGATGGAAGACTACCAGTACGGTGAGGCGGGCCGTCAGATCAACGACTTCCTCTGGAGCGAGTTCTGCGACTGGTATCTGGAGATCTCCAAGATCTCCGTCTACGCGCCGGACGCCACATCGGAGTCCACCGCCCCGGTGCGGGCCGTGTTGCTGACGGTGCTGGATAAGACCCTGCGGCTGCTGCATCCGTTTATGCCCTTCGTGACCGAGGCGCTGTGGCAGGCGCTGCCGATCCCGAAGGAGACGGAATCCCTGATGCTGGCCCGATGGCCCGAAACAGCCCCCTGGCCGACGGATGCGGCCGTGGAGGAGGAGATGGGGCTGCTGATGGACCTTATTCGGGGTATCCGGAACGTCCGAGCGGAGTACGATGTGGAGGTGGGCAAGCGCATTCCGGCCCTCTTTGCCGCTGGGGATTGGGCGAACCTGCTGCGCCAGGAACAGGCCATTCTCTGTACCCTGGCGAAGCTGGACCCGGAGGCGTTGGTGATTGCGGAGGCGATGGATGCGCCGGCCCAGGCGGCGACGGTGGTGGTGGGCGACGTGGCTGCCTATTTGCCGCTGGCGGGGCTGGTGGACCTGGCGGCGGAGCGGGCGCGGCTGGAGAAGGAACTGGCGGAGGTTTCGGCCCGTATTGCCCGGAGCGAAGCGCTGCTGGCAGGAGAGTTTGCCCAGAAGGCCCCTGCGGCCGTCGTGGCGCGGGAGCGGGAGAAACTGGCCGAACTGCAGGCGGCCCGCCAGCAACTGCAGGAGCGGCTGGCGCAGTTAGGGTAG
- a CDS encoding DUF503 domain-containing protein, with amino-acid sequence MMTVGLCRIWLRLPENHSLKGKRQAVRSLVARLQNRFNVSVAEVDDHDLWQMISLGVSCVTNSERHAHEVLTAVVDYIRSQRLDLELVDFRTEVIRALNDGRY; translated from the coding sequence ATGATGACGGTCGGCCTCTGCCGCATCTGGCTCCGTCTGCCGGAGAACCATTCCCTCAAGGGTAAGCGCCAGGCGGTGCGCTCCCTCGTGGCCCGCCTCCAGAACCGCTTCAACGTCTCGGTAGCGGAGGTGGACGACCACGACCTGTGGCAGATGATCTCCCTGGGAGTCTCCTGCGTCACCAACTCCGAGCGCCATGCCCACGAGGTGCTGACGGCGGTGGTGGACTACATCCGCAGTCAGCGTCTGGACCTAGAGCTGGTGGACTTCCGCACCGAGGTCATCCGCGCCCTCAACGACGGCCGCTACTAG
- the scpB gene encoding SMC-Scp complex subunit ScpB, with protein MSEARPPLKAVLEAVLFVADGPVPVSVLADIAEAEPEEVEAALQELAEQCRGRGVRLLRHGQAAQMATAPETAPYVERFMGLSHPDRLSRAALETLAIIAYKQPITRAEIEAIRGVGCERALASLKERGLVAEVGRAHRPGRPYLYGTTFRFLEHFGLERPEDLPPLTAVSPQGEDGLAAGGRTAQDDDGRPLPHLAPSAGEPFPQG; from the coding sequence ATGTCGGAAGCGAGGCCGCCCCTGAAGGCTGTGCTGGAGGCCGTCCTCTTCGTGGCCGACGGCCCCGTGCCCGTATCCGTCCTGGCCGACATCGCCGAGGCGGAGCCGGAGGAGGTGGAGGCGGCCCTCCAGGAGCTGGCCGAGCAGTGCCGCGGCCGCGGTGTGCGGCTCCTGCGCCACGGCCAGGCTGCCCAGATGGCCACCGCTCCCGAGACGGCCCCCTACGTCGAGCGCTTCATGGGCCTCTCGCATCCCGACCGCCTCTCGCGGGCCGCCCTGGAGACCCTGGCCATCATCGCCTACAAGCAGCCCATCACCCGCGCCGAGATAGAGGCCATTCGCGGCGTCGGGTGCGAGCGGGCCTTGGCCTCCCTCAAGGAGAGGGGGCTGGTGGCCGAGGTGGGACGCGCCCATCGACCCGGACGGCCCTACCTATATGGCACCACCTTCCGTTTTCTGGAGCACTTCGGCCTGGAGCGTCCCGAGGACCTGCCGCCCTTGACGGCGGTGTCCCCTCAGGGCGAAGATGGGTTGGCCGCCGGGGGGAGGACGGCACAGGATGATGACGGTCGGCCTCTGCCGCATCTGGCTCCGTCTGCCGGAGAACCATTCCCTCAAGGGTAA
- a CDS encoding adenylosuccinate synthase, translating to MPAVVVVGGQWGDEGKGRVVDLLAQRAQVVARYSAGSNAGHTIVNELGEFRLHLVPAGIFYPDKLCLIGNGVAIDPRVLLEEVSSLEERGVPVKGRLFVSDRAHVTMPWHVLLDRLEEQMRGKGAIGTTGRGVGPTFVDKVGRMGIRMVDLVDPQALRERLATVLPIKNAILTRLFDAEPLDLEQVWSEYAEYGARLRPFVADTASLVQDALSRGLTVLLEGAQGSLLDLDLGTYEYVTSSVPSSLAGGACIGMGIGPTQIGAVVGVYKSYMTRVGNGPMPTELLDERGTMLRESGPRPEYGATTGRPRRCGWFDAVASRYTARANGLTTVALTRLDVLDRFPTINICVAYRLDGQVTETFPASTAALWRAQPVYEELPGWEEDTSGVRRFSDLPPRAQAYVRRVEELLGVPISLVSVGPEREQAIVLRDVLAT from the coding sequence ATGCCGGCCGTGGTGGTCGTCGGGGGCCAATGGGGAGACGAGGGCAAGGGACGGGTGGTCGACCTGCTGGCCCAACGGGCCCAGGTAGTGGCCCGTTACTCCGCCGGCAGCAACGCCGGGCATACCATCGTCAATGAGCTGGGGGAGTTCCGCCTCCACCTGGTGCCGGCCGGCATCTTCTATCCCGACAAGCTCTGCCTCATCGGCAACGGCGTCGCCATAGACCCCAGGGTGCTGCTGGAGGAGGTCTCCTCGCTGGAGGAGCGGGGGGTGCCGGTGAAGGGGAGGCTCTTCGTCAGCGATCGCGCCCATGTCACCATGCCCTGGCACGTGCTGCTGGACCGGCTGGAGGAGCAGATGAGGGGCAAGGGGGCCATCGGCACCACCGGCCGTGGCGTCGGCCCCACCTTCGTGGACAAGGTAGGCCGCATGGGCATCCGCATGGTGGACCTGGTGGACCCCCAGGCGCTGCGGGAGCGGCTGGCCACGGTCCTGCCCATCAAGAACGCCATCCTCACCCGTCTGTTCGACGCCGAACCCCTGGACCTGGAGCAGGTCTGGAGCGAGTATGCCGAATACGGCGCCCGCCTCCGCCCCTTCGTGGCCGATACCGCTTCCCTGGTCCAGGACGCCCTCTCCCGCGGCCTGACGGTGCTGCTGGAGGGCGCCCAGGGCTCCTTGCTGGACCTGGACCTGGGCACCTACGAGTACGTCACCTCGTCGGTGCCTTCCTCCCTGGCCGGAGGGGCCTGCATCGGCATGGGCATCGGCCCCACCCAGATCGGGGCCGTGGTGGGGGTCTACAAGTCCTACATGACGCGGGTGGGCAACGGCCCCATGCCCACCGAGCTGCTGGACGAGCGGGGAACCATGCTGCGGGAGTCGGGGCCGAGACCCGAATACGGCGCCACCACCGGCCGCCCTCGCCGCTGCGGCTGGTTCGACGCCGTAGCTTCCCGCTACACGGCGCGGGCCAACGGCCTCACCACGGTGGCCCTGACGAGGCTCGATGTCCTGGACCGCTTCCCCACCATCAACATCTGCGTGGCCTACCGGCTGGACGGGCAGGTGACCGAAACCTTCCCGGCCAGCACCGCCGCCCTCTGGCGGGCCCAGCCGGTCTACGAGGAGCTGCCTGGCTGGGAGGAGGACACCTCCGGCGTGCGCCGCTTCTCCGACCTGCCGCCCCGCGCCCAGGCCTACGTGCGACGGGTGGAGGAGCTGCTGGGCGTCCCCATCTCCCTGGTGTCGGTGGGGCCGGAGCGGGAGCAGGCGATAGTACTGCGCGACGTGCTGGCGACATGA
- a CDS encoding CopD family protein, protein MTESISFWIHIVAATAFIGPQFLLFLVIPALRTLEPGARARVLRVLTSRFGWLGGAAIVVLVLSGLSNLFQRMDEIDDLLDPGRRYAWIFTAKMGLLALALVLTALHSFVVGPRQLQAMEAGGSDAQARSLRRATMALSALILLASLGIVFAAALMADHSFSLQPV, encoded by the coding sequence ATGACCGAGAGCATCAGCTTCTGGATCCACATAGTGGCCGCAACCGCCTTCATCGGCCCCCAGTTCCTCCTTTTCCTGGTGATCCCGGCCCTGCGAACGCTGGAGCCGGGGGCACGCGCCCGCGTGCTGCGGGTGCTCACCAGCCGCTTCGGCTGGCTGGGAGGAGCGGCCATAGTGGTGCTGGTGCTGAGCGGCCTCAGCAACCTCTTCCAGCGCATGGACGAGATAGACGATCTGCTGGACCCGGGCCGTCGCTACGCCTGGATCTTCACCGCCAAGATGGGGCTGCTGGCGCTGGCCCTGGTCCTCACGGCCCTCCATTCCTTCGTCGTGGGGCCGCGGCAGCTACAGGCCATGGAGGCGGGAGGCAGCGACGCCCAGGCACGCTCTTTGCGTCGGGCCACCATGGCCCTCTCGGCCCTGATACTGCTGGCCTCCCTGGGCATAGTCTTCGCGGCGGCCCTCATGGCCGACCACTCCTTCTCCCTGCAGCCCGTCTAG
- a CDS encoding zinc ribbon domain-containing protein, whose product MTDAPAGDAPPFSPRLQRLLELILSGQAPNAGLFCGHCYHPLQRGEPSCPHCGTSSDRVPPLQHIPREVLEMFRAQRFREALAVRGIAYGGLLLGIVMSLMPIALADVHWWTVLAMFLVLAFSYVFFANLANSVGDALGYRWGQAVLRRRWQRFLARRAAGQ is encoded by the coding sequence ATGACCGATGCTCCTGCGGGCGACGCCCCGCCCTTCTCGCCACGGCTGCAGCGCTTGCTGGAGCTGATCCTTTCGGGGCAGGCACCCAACGCCGGCCTGTTTTGCGGCCATTGCTACCATCCCCTGCAGCGGGGCGAGCCCTCCTGTCCCCACTGCGGGACCTCCAGTGACCGCGTCCCGCCCCTGCAGCACATCCCTAGGGAGGTGCTGGAGATGTTCCGTGCCCAGCGCTTCCGCGAGGCCCTGGCCGTGCGGGGGATAGCCTACGGGGGGCTGCTTCTGGGCATCGTCATGAGCCTGATGCCCATCGCCCTGGCCGACGTCCACTGGTGGACGGTGCTGGCCATGTTCCTGGTGCTGGCCTTCAGCTACGTCTTTTTCGCCAACCTGGCCAACAGCGTGGGCGACGCCCTGGGCTATCGTTGGGGGCAGGCTGTGCTGAGGCGCCGCTGGCAGCGCTTCCTCGCCCGCCGCGCCGCCGGGCAGTGA